The Streptomyces sp. NBC_00670 genome window below encodes:
- a CDS encoding ribonuclease J, whose amino-acid sequence MSHPHPELGPPSPLPEGGLRVTPLGGLGEIGRNMTVFEYGGRLLIVDCGVLFPEEEQPGIDLILPDFTSIRNRLDDIEGIVLTHGHEDHIGGVPFLLREKPDIPLIGSKLTLALIEAKLQEHRIRPYTLEVAEGHRERVGPFDCEFVAVNHSIPDALAVAIRTPAGMVVHTGDFKMDQLPLDNRLTDLHAFARLSEEGIDLLLADSTNAEVPGFTPHERDISSVLRQVFAGARKRIIVASFASHVHRIQQILDAAHEYGRRVAFVGRSMVRNMGIARDLGYLKVPAGLVVDVKTLDDLPDHEVVLVCTGSQGEPMAALSRMANRDHQIRIVQGDTVILASSLIPGNENAVYRVINGLTRWGANVVHKGNAKVHVSGHASAGELLYFYNICRPRNLMPVHGEWRHLRANAELGALTGVPHDRIVIAEDGVVVDLVGGKAKISGKVQAGYVYVDGLSVGDVGEPALKDRRILGDEGIISVFVVMDSSTGKITGGPHVQARGSGIEDSAFAAVLPKITETLERSAQDGVVEPHQLQQLIRRTLGKWVSDTYRRRPMILPVVVEV is encoded by the coding sequence TTGAGTCATCCGCACCCTGAACTCGGCCCGCCGTCGCCCCTTCCCGAGGGCGGCCTGCGGGTCACCCCGCTCGGCGGCCTCGGCGAAATTGGCCGGAACATGACCGTGTTCGAATACGGCGGCCGCCTGTTGATCGTCGACTGCGGAGTGCTCTTCCCCGAGGAGGAGCAGCCCGGAATCGACCTGATCCTGCCGGACTTCACGTCCATCCGTAACCGCCTCGACGACATCGAGGGCATCGTCCTCACCCATGGTCACGAGGACCACATCGGCGGCGTGCCCTTCCTGCTGCGCGAGAAGCCGGACATCCCGCTGATCGGTTCCAAGCTGACCCTCGCCCTGATCGAGGCCAAGCTCCAGGAGCACCGCATCCGGCCCTACACCCTCGAGGTGGCCGAGGGACACCGGGAGCGCGTCGGCCCGTTCGACTGCGAGTTCGTCGCCGTCAACCACTCCATCCCGGACGCCCTCGCGGTCGCCATCCGCACCCCGGCCGGCATGGTGGTCCACACCGGCGACTTCAAGATGGACCAGCTCCCGCTGGACAACCGCCTCACGGACCTGCACGCGTTCGCGCGGCTCAGCGAGGAGGGCATCGACCTGCTCCTCGCCGACTCCACCAACGCCGAGGTCCCCGGGTTCACCCCGCACGAGCGCGACATCTCCAGCGTCCTGCGCCAGGTCTTCGCCGGTGCGCGCAAGCGGATCATCGTGGCGAGCTTCGCCAGCCACGTCCACCGCATCCAGCAGATCCTGGACGCCGCCCACGAGTACGGGCGCCGGGTGGCCTTCGTCGGCCGCTCCATGGTCCGCAACATGGGCATCGCCCGGGACCTCGGCTACCTAAAGGTGCCGGCCGGTCTCGTCGTCGACGTGAAGACCCTCGACGACCTCCCGGACCACGAGGTCGTACTGGTCTGTACGGGCTCCCAGGGCGAGCCGATGGCGGCACTGTCGCGCATGGCCAACCGGGACCACCAGATCCGGATCGTCCAGGGCGACACGGTGATCCTGGCCTCGTCCCTCATCCCGGGCAACGAAAACGCGGTGTACCGCGTGATCAACGGCCTGACCCGGTGGGGTGCCAATGTCGTCCACAAGGGCAACGCCAAGGTCCACGTGTCAGGACACGCCTCGGCCGGCGAGCTGCTGTACTTCTACAACATCTGCCGGCCCAGGAACCTGATGCCGGTCCACGGCGAATGGCGTCACCTGCGGGCCAACGCCGAGCTGGGCGCGCTGACCGGTGTCCCGCACGACCGCATCGTCATCGCCGAGGACGGCGTCGTCGTCGACCTCGTCGGCGGCAAGGCGAAGATCTCCGGCAAGGTCCAGGCCGGGTACGTCTACGTGGACGGGCTCTCCGTCGGCGACGTCGGCGAACCCGCGCTCAAGGACCGCAGGATCCTCGGCGACGAGGGCATCATCTCCGTCTTCGTGGTGATGGACTCGTCCACCGGCAAGATCACCGGTGGTCCGCACGTCCAGGCCCGCGGCTCCGGCATCGAGGACTCCGCGTTCGCCGCCGTCCTGCCGAAGATCACGGAGACGCTCGAACGATCGGCCCAGGACGGCGTCGTGGAACCGCACCAGTTGCAGCAGCTCATCCGCCGCACACTGGGGAAGTGGGTCTCCGACACCTACCGGCGCCGGCCGATGATCCTGCCGGTCGTCGTGGAGGTCTGA
- a CDS encoding DegT/DnrJ/EryC1/StrS family aminotransferase encodes MLRAAGVCAGDEVIVPAFGNAEPAEAALLAGAVPVFADIDPDTYCLDPAAVEAVVSPRTAAVVAVHRFGHPAPLDTLYAVGRRHGLLVLEQGESETPYAELAQRRERAAYLDRRLRGVRTPQGGAAHTYQQYVVRVPGNGRPDRDAFARAVRARGVECRVPVKTPVHRMPAFRRDVYLPETERAADETLALSLDGALTKRDLHRIVSACNALGGLLQHAF; translated from the coding sequence ATGCTCAGGGCAGCCGGCGTGTGCGCCGGTGACGAGGTCATCGTGCCGGCGTTCGGCAACGCCGAGCCGGCCGAGGCCGCACTGCTGGCCGGTGCCGTGCCCGTCTTCGCCGACATAGACCCGGACACGTACTGCCTCGACCCCGCCGCCGTGGAGGCGGTGGTGAGCCCGCGGACGGCGGCCGTGGTCGCCGTGCACCGCTTCGGCCACCCGGCGCCGCTCGACACCCTGTACGCGGTCGGCCGAAGGCACGGCCTCCTCGTGCTGGAGCAGGGCGAATCCGAAACGCCGTACGCCGAGTTGGCGCAGCGCAGGGAACGGGCCGCGTATCTCGACCGCCGGTTGCGGGGGGTGCGGACGCCGCAGGGCGGTGCCGCCCACACGTATCAGCAGTACGTGGTCAGGGTGCCCGGGAACGGGCGGCCGGACCGTGACGCCTTCGCGCGTGCGGTGCGTGCCAGGGGCGTCGAATGCCGGGTTCCGGTGAAGACGCCCGTGCACCGCATGCCCGCCTTCCGGCGTGATGTGTATCTGCCGGAAACCGAGCGGGCCGCCGACGAGACGTTGGCGCTGTCGCTCGACGGGGCGTTGACGAAGCGGGATCTGCACCGAATTGTCTCCGCCTGCAACGCGCTCGGCGGGCTCCTCCAGCACGCTTTCTGA
- a CDS encoding SpoIIE family protein phosphatase codes for MGARGRRHMGSAVITARAAASFEPVGRSVATARSFVRDTLQGWGFGDIVDDAVVLTSELVTNAVVHAGTSADVLCLRTEDGVRVEVSDLYPDREVPVQSAAVSMGSPDREGGRGLQLCAALATRWGVEYTPTHKQVWFQLDLPERPVGTRAAGPALPADLLPLADGRVRVAVVQIDRTAAITAWNEDAEELFGYAAEQVIGKPLTDLAAWPHTPGTGTGIAEALQLSRWEGSYGIRATTGRVIPVYASHLRVRDTAGEPSTVCLLVRDHERAVLQTPLRNSGTDTTTSAEGQSADPFEVFIGSPAPDDLDGLLQRTVERARDMLDGDAAFLLLATDDETELEVRASTGLPSARQRFARVPVEAGPGRYGSARMPSVHDDLAAVPGAVPLLGGTGMRSVVTVPLKVEGRLTGSLGVAAESPARYSNEEALRLQFAADRIALAVESARLGELERLRRGSLSFLVEASDLLAGTLDRDQTLALMAQMTIPTLASWCAVYTIAEPSSEPYLSYVLHEDEDRIDGLKALLAKIQPPEPIPTPGARVWTAPAEAAHQAALRTSMRSLGLGEPATVTSGVGTTLATASAVGGETVVLPLVARNRVIGMLTLGKPTDEHFRQEILELAEDLSRRAALALDNARLYSERTAISQSLQRSLLPPELPTIDGVEVEVIYRAAGEGNEVGGDFYDLFPIRDGAYGFAIGDVCGTGPEAAAVTGLARHALRLLAREGFGGPAVLERLNSAILDEGARSRFLTLLYGELWPQEDGSAVLKVVCAGHPLPLRLRQDGTVEPAAEPQPLLGVMDDLELYEETVTLDPGDVLLCVTDGVTERREGTRMLGDDGLADVLTGCTGLTAGAVAARVMRAVERFASAAPSDDMAILAMRVPEPHQG; via the coding sequence ATGGGAGCCAGGGGGCGCCGACACATGGGGAGTGCTGTGATCACCGCGCGCGCGGCCGCCAGCTTCGAGCCCGTCGGACGGTCGGTGGCGACCGCCCGGTCGTTCGTCCGCGACACCCTCCAGGGCTGGGGCTTCGGCGACATCGTCGACGACGCCGTGGTCCTCACCAGCGAACTCGTCACCAACGCCGTCGTCCACGCGGGCACCTCCGCCGACGTCCTGTGCCTGCGCACCGAGGACGGCGTCCGCGTCGAGGTCTCCGACCTCTACCCCGACCGCGAGGTCCCCGTCCAGAGCGCCGCGGTCTCCATGGGCAGCCCCGACCGCGAGGGCGGCCGCGGCCTCCAGCTCTGCGCCGCCCTCGCCACCCGCTGGGGCGTGGAGTACACCCCCACCCACAAGCAGGTCTGGTTCCAGCTCGACCTCCCCGAGCGCCCCGTCGGCACCCGCGCCGCCGGCCCGGCGCTCCCCGCCGACCTGCTCCCCCTCGCCGACGGCCGGGTCCGGGTCGCGGTGGTCCAGATCGACCGCACGGCGGCCATCACCGCCTGGAACGAGGACGCCGAGGAACTCTTCGGCTACGCCGCCGAACAGGTCATCGGCAAGCCCCTCACCGACCTGGCCGCCTGGCCGCACACCCCCGGCACCGGCACCGGCATCGCCGAGGCCCTCCAGCTCTCCCGCTGGGAGGGCAGCTACGGCATCCGGGCCACCACCGGCCGGGTGATCCCCGTCTACGCCTCCCACCTGCGCGTACGGGACACCGCGGGCGAGCCCTCCACCGTCTGCCTCCTGGTCCGCGACCACGAGCGGGCCGTTCTGCAGACCCCCCTGCGCAACTCCGGCACCGACACCACCACCTCCGCCGAGGGCCAGTCCGCCGACCCCTTCGAGGTCTTCATCGGCTCCCCCGCCCCCGACGACCTCGACGGCCTCCTGCAGCGCACCGTCGAACGCGCCCGCGACATGCTCGACGGCGACGCCGCCTTCCTCCTCCTGGCCACCGACGACGAGACGGAACTGGAGGTCCGCGCCTCCACCGGACTGCCCTCCGCCCGCCAGCGCTTCGCCCGCGTCCCCGTCGAGGCCGGCCCCGGCCGCTACGGCTCGGCCCGCATGCCCTCCGTCCACGACGACCTCGCCGCCGTGCCCGGCGCCGTCCCCCTGCTGGGCGGTACGGGCATGCGGTCGGTGGTCACCGTCCCGCTCAAGGTCGAGGGCCGCCTCACCGGCTCCCTCGGCGTGGCCGCCGAGTCCCCCGCCCGCTACTCGAACGAGGAAGCGCTCAGACTCCAGTTCGCCGCCGACCGCATCGCCCTGGCCGTCGAGTCCGCCCGCCTCGGCGAACTCGAACGCCTGCGCCGCGGCTCACTGAGCTTCCTCGTCGAAGCCTCCGACCTGCTGGCCGGCACCCTGGACCGCGACCAGACGCTCGCCCTGATGGCCCAGATGACCATTCCCACCCTGGCCAGCTGGTGCGCCGTCTACACCATCGCCGAACCGTCCTCCGAGCCGTACCTCTCCTACGTCCTGCACGAGGACGAGGACCGCATCGACGGCCTCAAGGCCCTGCTCGCCAAGATCCAGCCGCCCGAGCCCATCCCCACCCCCGGCGCCCGCGTCTGGACGGCTCCGGCCGAGGCCGCCCACCAGGCGGCCCTGCGCACCTCCATGCGCAGCCTGGGCCTCGGCGAACCGGCGACGGTCACCTCGGGCGTCGGTACGACATTGGCGACGGCCTCCGCGGTCGGCGGCGAGACCGTGGTGCTCCCCCTGGTGGCGCGCAACCGCGTCATCGGCATGCTGACGCTCGGCAAGCCCACGGACGAGCACTTCCGCCAGGAGATCCTGGAACTCGCCGAGGACCTCTCCCGCCGGGCCGCCCTGGCCCTGGACAACGCCCGCCTGTACTCGGAGCGCACGGCCATCAGCCAGTCCCTCCAGCGCAGCCTCCTGCCGCCGGAGCTGCCCACCATCGACGGCGTCGAGGTCGAGGTCATCTACCGCGCCGCCGGCGAGGGCAACGAGGTCGGCGGCGACTTCTACGACCTCTTCCCCATCCGCGACGGCGCCTACGGCTTCGCCATCGGCGACGTGTGCGGTACGGGACCGGAGGCGGCGGCGGTCACGGGCCTGGCCCGGCACGCCCTGCGGCTGCTGGCCCGCGAGGGCTTCGGCGGCCCGGCGGTCCTGGAGCGGCTCAACTCCGCGATCCTCGACGAGGGCGCCCGCAGCCGCTTCCTCACCCTGCTCTACGGCGAGCTGTGGCCGCAGGAGGACGGAAGCGCGGTACTGAAGGTCGTCTGCGCCGGCCACCCCCTGCCACTCCGCCTCCGCCAGGACGGCACGGTCGAACCGGCCGCCGAACCGCAGCCCCTGCTGGGCGTCATGGACGACCTGGAGCTGTACGAGGAGACGGTGACCCTGGACCCCGGCGATGTCCTGCTGTGCGTCACGGACGGCGTCACCGAACGCAGGGAAGGCACCCGCATGCTGGGCGACGACGGCCTCGCCGACGTCCTCACCGGCTGCACGGGCCTGACCGCCGGGGCCGTCGCCGCGCGCGTGATGCGCGCGGTGGAGCGCTTCGCCTCCGCCGCCCCGTCGGACGACATGGCGATCCTCGCGATGCGCGTACCCGAGCCGCACCAGGGCTGA
- the dapA gene encoding 4-hydroxy-tetrahydrodipicolinate synthase: MAPTSTPQTPFGRVLTAMVTPFTADGALDLDGAQRLATHLVDAGNDGLVVNGTTGESPTTSDAEKRDLVRAVAEAVGDRAHVVAGVGTNDTHHSIELARAAEQAGAHGLLTVTPYYNKPPQEGLYRHFAAIADATGLPVMLYDIPGRSGVPISTETIVRLAEHPRIVANKDAKGDLGRAGWAIARSGLAWYSGDDMLNLPLLSVGAVGFVSVVGHVVTPELRTLVEAYTAGDVQKALEIHQKLLPVFTGMFRTQGVMTTKAALALQGLPAGPLRAPMVELTPEETAQLKIDLAAGGVQL; this comes from the coding sequence ATGGCTCCGACCTCGACTCCGCAGACCCCCTTCGGGCGGGTCCTCACCGCCATGGTCACGCCCTTCACGGCGGACGGCGCACTCGACCTCGACGGCGCGCAGCGACTCGCCACCCACCTGGTGGACGCAGGCAACGACGGCCTGGTCGTCAACGGCACCACCGGCGAGTCGCCGACCACGAGCGACGCGGAGAAAAGGGATCTCGTACGGGCCGTGGCGGAGGCCGTCGGAGACCGCGCCCACGTCGTGGCCGGAGTCGGCACCAACGACACCCACCACAGCATCGAGCTGGCCCGCGCCGCCGAGCAGGCCGGCGCGCACGGCCTGCTCACCGTGACGCCGTACTACAACAAGCCCCCTCAGGAGGGTTTGTACCGGCACTTCGCGGCCATCGCGGACGCCACCGGCCTGCCGGTCATGCTGTACGACATCCCCGGCCGCAGCGGCGTCCCGATCAGCACCGAGACGATCGTCCGCCTGGCCGAGCACCCCAGGATCGTCGCCAACAAGGACGCCAAGGGCGACCTCGGCCGGGCCGGCTGGGCCATCGCCCGCTCCGGACTCGCCTGGTACTCCGGCGACGACATGCTCAACCTCCCCCTGCTCTCCGTCGGCGCGGTCGGCTTCGTCTCGGTCGTCGGCCATGTCGTCACCCCGGAGCTGCGTACCCTCGTCGAGGCGTACACCGCCGGTGACGTCCAGAAGGCGCTCGAGATCCACCAGAAGCTGCTTCCGGTCTTCACCGGCATGTTCCGCACCCAGGGAGTGATGACCACCAAGGCCGCGCTCGCCCTCCAGGGCCTGCCCGCGGGGCCGCTGCGCGCGCCCATGGTGGAACTCACCCCCGAGGAGACCGCCCAGCTCAAGATCGATCTTGCTGCCGGCGGGGTACAGCTCTGA